A part of Bacteroidia bacterium genomic DNA contains:
- a CDS encoding cbb3-type cytochrome c oxidase subunit I produces the protein MTAHTVQNGNGEHHSHDHHHHGNFWTHYVFSQDHKMIARQFLITGIVMAAIGVILSLLFRIQLAYPETAFPFMETLLGKWAPGGQLDPAFYLALVTMHGTIMVFFVLTAGLSGTFSNFLIPLQIGARDMASGFINMLSYWFFFASCVIMIASLFISTGPAAGGWTIYPPLSALPQAIPGSGLGMTLWLLAMALFIASSLMGGINYITTVLNLRTQGMSLMRMPLTVWAFFLTAIIGVLSFPVLFSAALLLMFDRLLGTSFYLSDIYIAGELLHYQGGSPILFQHLFWFLGHPEVYIVLLPALGIASEVVSVHSRKPIFGYQFMIGSMIAIGLLSFIVWAHHMFVTGMNPFLGTVFMIFTLVIAVPSAIKAFNYIATLWRGNIQFNPPILFAIGLVSFFITGGITGIYLGNAALDIPLHDTYFVTAHFHLVMGSASAFGFFAGVYQWFPKMFGKMMNRRLGYAHFWLTFISLYLVFFPMHFMGLGGVARHYYSNTAFSFMEVFVNLQTFITFAAILGGTAQLLFVVNFFGSIFFGKEAPLNPWHSNTLEWTTPVNPGHGNWPGDIPAVYRWPYDYSKPGIKEDYLPQHIPDEEVEYEEGFPKPATVPQRESAPKRVEETSEEKE, from the coding sequence ATGACTGCACATACGGTTCAAAATGGCAATGGCGAGCACCATTCCCACGATCATCACCATCACGGTAACTTCTGGACACACTACGTATTCAGCCAGGATCACAAGATGATTGCACGGCAGTTCCTCATTACAGGGATTGTTATGGCGGCGATAGGTGTAATCCTCTCTCTGCTTTTCCGCATTCAGCTTGCTTATCCAGAGACTGCCTTTCCATTTATGGAAACGCTTCTGGGCAAATGGGCTCCGGGAGGACAACTTGACCCTGCCTTTTACCTGGCATTGGTTACCATGCACGGAACCATCATGGTATTTTTTGTACTTACTGCGGGTCTTAGTGGTACATTCAGCAACTTCCTGATTCCATTGCAGATAGGTGCAAGAGACATGGCTTCAGGCTTTATCAACATGTTATCATACTGGTTCTTTTTTGCTTCCTGTGTGATCATGATTGCCTCTCTGTTCATCTCTACAGGACCTGCTGCCGGTGGGTGGACGATTTACCCTCCGCTGAGTGCTTTGCCTCAGGCTATTCCGGGTTCTGGATTAGGTATGACCCTTTGGTTGCTGGCAATGGCTTTGTTTATTGCTTCATCTCTGATGGGTGGTATCAACTACATCACAACTGTACTGAATCTCCGCACCCAGGGCATGTCGCTGATGCGTATGCCATTGACTGTATGGGCATTTTTCCTTACCGCCATCATCGGTGTACTTTCTTTCCCTGTATTGTTTTCCGCAGCGCTTCTGCTGATGTTTGACCGCCTGCTGGGAACGAGCTTCTACCTTTCTGATATCTATATAGCGGGTGAACTTCTCCACTATCAGGGAGGAAGCCCGATCCTTTTTCAGCATTTGTTCTGGTTCCTGGGACACCCGGAAGTATATATCGTATTGCTCCCTGCTTTAGGTATTGCATCTGAAGTAGTGTCGGTGCATTCGCGTAAGCCGATTTTCGGCTATCAGTTTATGATTGGTTCGATGATCGCTATCGGATTGCTTTCATTTATTGTCTGGGCACACCACATGTTTGTAACAGGAATGAACCCATTCCTTGGGACGGTATTTATGATATTTACGCTGGTGATTGCCGTTCCGTCGGCGATTAAGGCATTCAACTATATCGCAACACTCTGGCGAGGCAATATTCAGTTTAATCCACCTATTCTGTTTGCCATTGGGTTGGTATCATTCTTTATCACAGGTGGTATTACAGGTATCTATCTTGGAAATGCTGCACTGGACATTCCGCTTCACGACACTTACTTCGTTACGGCTCACTTTCACCTGGTAATGGGTAGTGCTTCTGCATTCGGATTTTTTGCAGGTGTATATCAGTGGTTCCCTAAAATGTTTGGTAAAATGATGAACCGTCGACTGGGGTATGCACACTTCTGGTTGACATTCATTTCGCTGTATCTGGTATTTTTCCCTATGCACTTTATGGGGTTAGGGGGAGTTGCAAGACACTATTATTCCAATACTGCATTCTCTTTCATGGAAGTTTTTGTGAACCTTCAGACATTTATCACCTTCGCAGCGATATTGGGGGGCACCGCACAGCTTCTGTTTGTAGTGAATTTCTTTGGAAGTATTTTCTTTGGAAAAGAAGCTCCATTGAACCCATGGCACTCCAATACACTTGAGTGGACTACTCCTGTAAACCCCGGACATGGTAACTGGCCTGGAGATATTCCTGCTGTATATCGTTGGCCTTATGACTACAGCAAGCCAGGTATCAAAGAGGATTATCTGCCTCAGCATATCCCGGATGAAGAAGTAGAGTACGAAGAAGGCTTTCCCAAACCAGCAACAGTTCCTCAAAGAGAATCTGCACCAAAACGGGTTGAGGAAACAAGTGAGGAAAAAGAATAA
- a CDS encoding DUF3341 domain-containing protein, with translation MKKNFLLGKYWDPDATLDGLKRLQDAGVLVSDVFSPFPIHGIEPYLNIKRTRLTVAAFIYGCLGALTGILLIAIVFGVIWPMNIGGKPTVPWPDFVPITFELTVLFAAHGMVITFLIVGRYWPGKKAVLMDDRQTDDVFVVAIDKNKVEDEAEVRRVFSETGAFEITEKEV, from the coding sequence ATGAAAAAGAATTTCTTACTAGGCAAATACTGGGATCCGGATGCAACGCTCGACGGATTGAAGCGCCTTCAGGATGCAGGAGTACTCGTATCGGATGTATTCTCTCCGTTTCCCATTCACGGTATTGAACCCTATCTGAATATCAAGCGGACCCGCCTTACAGTTGCAGCGTTTATTTACGGCTGTCTGGGTGCTTTGACAGGGATATTGCTCATAGCAATTGTATTTGGGGTGATATGGCCCATGAACATTGGGGGTAAACCTACTGTTCCGTGGCCAGACTTTGTACCGATTACCTTTGAGCTTACGGTATTATTTGCTGCTCATGGAATGGTCATTACCTTCCTGATCGTAGGCAGATACTGGCCGGGTAAAAAGGCTGTGCTTATGGATGACCGTCAAACCGACGACGTATTTGTTGTGGCGATTGATAAAAATAAAGTGGAAGACGAAGCGGAAGTCCGCAGAGTTTTTTCCGAGACAGGTGCTTTTGAAATCACTGAAAAAGAAGTATAA
- a CDS encoding COX15/CtaA family protein — MATAKIVNRYRKIATITVVAVVFLIFVGGLVRMTGSGMGCPDWPKCFGTWVPPTDISQLPVDYKTRFQVAGKIIADFDPFKTWVEYINRLIGVLIGFFAILTVAAAVPLRKQHKREFWLSISGLVAIIIQGLIGAYVVKTHLQVGTITIHMVIALAILGIYVAALLYSYLPELVSIGEKIAKIPSSLVFTGLFVIVITVIQIVLGTQVREVVDHVAEQLGEESRNRWIDSLGSIYEIHRFFYYLVVAALGFWLYRMKEWLKEPGIIQTLMLLAVGVLVSEIILGLGMHHLGIPKVFQPLHLLMATLLLGIEFGLCGILFLLNKEKE; from the coding sequence TTGGCAACGGCAAAAATCGTCAATCGGTATAGGAAAATCGCAACTATTACGGTTGTTGCCGTTGTCTTTTTGATTTTCGTAGGTGGGCTTGTGCGGATGACTGGCTCAGGAATGGGTTGCCCGGACTGGCCGAAGTGTTTTGGGACATGGGTTCCTCCTACGGATATATCCCAATTACCTGTGGATTATAAAACCAGGTTTCAGGTAGCTGGAAAGATCATTGCAGATTTTGATCCTTTTAAAACCTGGGTAGAATATATCAATCGTTTGATTGGCGTTTTAATAGGGTTCTTTGCCATACTTACAGTTGCAGCTGCAGTTCCACTGAGAAAACAGCACAAAAGAGAATTTTGGCTGAGTATTTCGGGACTTGTTGCGATTATTATTCAGGGATTGATCGGTGCGTATGTTGTCAAAACTCACCTTCAGGTGGGAACGATAACCATACACATGGTAATTGCCCTGGCTATTTTGGGTATTTATGTTGCAGCATTACTGTATTCATACCTGCCTGAACTGGTCTCAATCGGGGAAAAGATAGCCAAAATCCCTTCATCACTGGTTTTCACCGGATTATTTGTGATCGTGATTACGGTCATTCAGATTGTGTTAGGGACACAGGTGCGTGAAGTCGTGGACCATGTCGCAGAACAATTGGGTGAAGAATCGCGGAATCGTTGGATAGATTCACTGGGAAGTATATATGAAATCCACCGGTTTTTCTATTATCTGGTCGTAGCTGCACTGGGATTTTGGTTGTATAGAATGAAAGAATGGTTGAAGGAACCGGGTATTATTCAGACGTTGATGCTTTTGGCAGTAGGTGTGTTGGTTTCTGAGATCATATTGGGATTGGGAATGCATCATTTGGGAATACCCAAAGTTTTCCAGCCACTTCATTTGTTGATGGCAACCCTGTTATTGGGAATTGAATTTGGATTATGTGGAATATTGTTCCTTTTAAATAAGGAAAAAGAATAA
- a CDS encoding cytochrome c oxidase subunit II, producing MDPQTLQSLIGIAQILLVLIFGLVCVNLYLVFRLKEIDPFAKWNPHKINGTLFFVFMVVGTVAAFVSTGAWSEHYTLINDPASEHGKDIDFMFDVTTVVAVFVTVVTNALLFFFAWKYYAKPGQKALFYAHNNRLEITWTIIPAIVLTGLVSYGIINWNKITGEAPADSLEVEINAQQFSWTFRYPGPDMLFGETKVSYINEAESNLLGFNTADKRGVDDIITREIHFPVNTNILLKIRSRDVLHSPTLPHFRVKMDAVPGMPTSFHFKPTVTTAEMRQRRGDETFNYEMSCQQICGSAHWNMRAVVVVETMEEYQAWLKSQASDKPYFVDSGNTPTAETEVNLTLNQ from the coding sequence ATGGATCCTCAAACACTCCAATCACTAATCGGAATCGCCCAGATCCTGCTCGTATTAATCTTCGGGCTGGTATGTGTCAACCTTTATCTGGTCTTCCGGCTGAAAGAAATTGATCCTTTCGCCAAATGGAACCCCCATAAAATCAATGGCACCTTGTTTTTTGTATTTATGGTTGTGGGGACCGTTGCCGCTTTTGTTTCTACCGGTGCCTGGTCAGAGCATTATACCCTGATCAATGATCCGGCTTCTGAACATGGAAAGGACATAGATTTCATGTTTGATGTTACCACAGTTGTTGCGGTTTTTGTTACCGTAGTTACCAATGCGCTGTTGTTTTTCTTTGCATGGAAATATTATGCAAAGCCGGGACAGAAAGCGTTGTTTTATGCCCACAACAACAGACTGGAGATTACCTGGACGATCATTCCTGCTATTGTACTTACAGGTTTGGTTAGTTACGGTATTATCAACTGGAATAAAATCACCGGAGAAGCTCCTGCCGACTCGTTGGAAGTTGAGATCAACGCGCAACAGTTTTCGTGGACATTCCGTTATCCAGGCCCTGACATGTTGTTTGGTGAAACAAAAGTTTCCTACATCAATGAGGCTGAGTCTAATCTCTTAGGCTTTAATACGGCTGATAAAAGAGGGGTGGACGATATTATTACACGTGAGATCCACTTTCCGGTGAATACCAATATCCTTTTGAAAATCAGATCACGTGACGTACTTCACAGCCCTACCTTACCGCACTTCCGGGTAAAAATGGATGCTGTACCAGGTATGCCTACAAGTTTTCATTTCAAACCAACGGTAACAACCGCAGAAATGAGACAAAGACGCGGCGACGAGACCTTTAACTACGAGATGTCCTGCCAGCAGATATGTGGCAGTGCTCATTGGAATATGAGAGCGGTTGTCGTAGTTGAAACAATGGAAGAGTACCAGGCATGGCTGAAAAGCCAGGCCAGCGATAAGCCCTATTTTGTAGATAGCGGCAATACGCCTACTGCTGAAACGGAAGTAAATCTCACCCTGAATCAATAA
- a CDS encoding TAT-variant-translocated molybdopterin oxidoreductase, with amino-acid sequence MKKPTYWRGLEEMKQTPAYLKQATEEFPTDISLEDALSEASDKSLGFASNRRDFLKVLGFGITAATVSACVEGPVKKAIPYVNKPDDIIPGVANWYASTASTGTPILVKTREGRPIKLEGNPDSPLTKGGLSALGQATLLNLYDIDRMKGPMKGGNDAGWETVDTEIMQKLAQIQASGGSLRVVSNTILSPSLQKIVSEFVGAFGNGAHVTYDPVSVSALAKAHEVAFGKKGIPSYKFGDADVVISFSCDFLGTWLSPVEFAAHYVAKRNPDQPMSRHLQFESLLTITGANADMRFPINPSQEGVALLNLFNKVAQKLGKATIPGVPEYNVALSGLDKAADDLVGAQGKSLVVCGTNDVAIQVVVAAINNMLGNYGNTLDIDNHSLYKQGDDEALAQLAKELEGGQVKGLIVVGANPAFNSAFAKVFADAIPKLDLSVSLAYKEDETSALCQYTCPDSHFLESWGDAQQTASHYSLIQPAIHPIYKTRQAAASFLKWSGQKTSYLTYLQNFWKDKFYDGSSEFRVFWNETLRKGVRLTSPNAAGATFQLADVSLSTYANTLKQGFTDSPAEGQFELAFYQKVAIRDGVESGNNPWLQEMPDPITKSTWDNYLTVPYSYAEASGLKNDDVVKVSFGGNELYMPVVVQSGQAKNTLGIAVGYGSTKAGKTAKRASGEVISGRQVAGANVYPFTSVKDGAVSYSVSGVTIERTGLTYQVALTQTFNTLYDPAKGVQFGEDYDRTDHIIQETSYNDYKDPDGHYAKHLEEKESHRKHLVTLWDSHFEDPETSRYIHWKMAIDLNKCTGCGACVVACQAENNIPVVGKKEILTRRDMAWMRIDRYYSGNPDNPDVVFQPMLCQHCDNAPCETVCPVLATIHSHEGLNQMAYNRCVGTRYCANNCPYKVRRFNWHNFWKSERLFGDFYTHNELGRLVLNPDVTVRFRGVMEKCSFCVQRLQDGKLRAKVEANSTFAKPEDGSIKTACQQSCPTGAIVFGDFNDPNSEVSRLFRDKRAYAVLEDVKTLPSINYMTLVRNRDAEEVAYKEEERAEARNYQA; translated from the coding sequence ATGAAAAAACCAACGTATTGGAGAGGCCTGGAGGAAATGAAGCAAACGCCTGCGTATCTCAAACAGGCAACTGAAGAATTCCCCACTGATATTTCTCTGGAAGATGCGTTAAGTGAAGCTTCCGATAAGTCGCTCGGCTTTGCGTCCAACCGCCGTGATTTCCTGAAGGTTTTGGGTTTTGGGATTACTGCTGCTACCGTTTCTGCCTGTGTGGAAGGTCCGGTAAAAAAGGCAATCCCTTATGTAAATAAGCCTGACGATATCATTCCGGGTGTGGCAAACTGGTACGCTTCTACAGCTTCTACAGGGACCCCCATTCTGGTAAAAACCCGTGAAGGTCGCCCGATCAAACTGGAAGGCAACCCGGATTCTCCGCTGACCAAAGGCGGACTTTCTGCTTTGGGACAGGCTACCCTGCTGAATCTGTACGATATCGACCGTATGAAAGGCCCTATGAAGGGGGGAAATGACGCCGGTTGGGAGACGGTTGACACAGAAATCATGCAAAAACTCGCGCAGATCCAGGCTTCCGGTGGAAGCCTCCGCGTAGTATCCAATACCATCCTCAGCCCATCGTTGCAAAAAATCGTTAGTGAATTTGTTGGCGCATTTGGAAACGGTGCGCATGTAACTTACGATCCTGTATCGGTTTCAGCGCTGGCTAAGGCACATGAAGTTGCTTTTGGCAAAAAGGGTATTCCTTCTTACAAATTTGGCGATGCAGACGTAGTCATCAGTTTCTCCTGCGACTTCCTCGGCACATGGCTTTCTCCGGTTGAATTTGCTGCACACTATGTAGCAAAGAGAAACCCCGACCAGCCCATGTCAAGACACCTGCAGTTTGAATCTCTGCTGACGATCACCGGTGCAAACGCAGATATGCGTTTCCCAATCAATCCTTCGCAGGAAGGTGTCGCACTGCTGAACCTGTTTAATAAAGTTGCACAAAAACTGGGCAAAGCCACCATTCCGGGCGTGCCTGAATACAACGTCGCACTCAGTGGGCTGGATAAAGCCGCTGATGACCTCGTAGGTGCTCAGGGCAAATCACTGGTGGTATGTGGTACCAATGATGTCGCTATTCAGGTTGTCGTTGCCGCTATCAACAATATGCTTGGCAACTATGGCAATACACTGGACATAGATAATCACTCGCTGTACAAGCAGGGAGATGACGAAGCGCTCGCGCAACTGGCAAAAGAACTCGAAGGCGGTCAGGTTAAAGGTCTGATTGTCGTAGGTGCCAACCCCGCGTTTAACTCAGCTTTTGCTAAAGTATTCGCAGATGCCATTCCTAAACTAGATCTTTCTGTTTCGCTTGCTTATAAAGAAGATGAAACCTCTGCACTTTGTCAGTACACATGTCCTGACAGTCATTTCCTCGAATCATGGGGAGATGCACAGCAGACGGCCAGTCATTATAGCCTTATTCAGCCTGCGATTCATCCGATTTATAAAACCCGTCAGGCTGCTGCATCATTTTTGAAATGGTCAGGGCAGAAGACTTCGTATCTGACATACCTCCAGAATTTCTGGAAGGATAAGTTTTACGATGGTAGCAGTGAGTTTCGTGTATTCTGGAATGAGACACTACGCAAAGGTGTAAGGTTGACTTCCCCCAATGCAGCCGGAGCTACTTTCCAACTGGCCGACGTTTCGCTAAGCACTTATGCCAATACACTGAAACAAGGATTTACCGATTCCCCTGCGGAAGGACAGTTTGAGCTGGCTTTCTACCAGAAAGTAGCCATCCGCGATGGCGTTGAATCAGGAAATAATCCATGGCTTCAGGAAATGCCCGACCCGATTACCAAATCTACCTGGGACAACTATCTGACCGTTCCTTACAGCTATGCGGAAGCATCAGGTCTCAAAAATGATGACGTAGTGAAAGTATCGTTTGGCGGAAACGAACTGTATATGCCGGTAGTGGTTCAATCAGGCCAGGCCAAAAATACCTTAGGGATTGCGGTAGGTTACGGAAGCACTAAAGCTGGTAAAACAGCCAAAAGAGCTAGCGGAGAAGTTATCAGCGGACGTCAGGTTGCAGGAGCCAATGTATATCCATTTACATCAGTAAAAGACGGCGCAGTATCTTACTCGGTGAGCGGCGTTACTATCGAGCGTACAGGTCTTACGTATCAGGTTGCGCTGACTCAGACCTTCAATACGCTGTATGATCCTGCAAAAGGTGTACAGTTTGGAGAAGATTACGACCGCACAGATCATATTATTCAGGAAACCTCATATAACGATTATAAGGATCCCGATGGTCACTATGCAAAACATCTCGAAGAAAAAGAATCGCATAGAAAACATCTGGTAACCCTTTGGGATTCACACTTTGAAGACCCCGAAACCAGCCGTTATATCCACTGGAAAATGGCCATCGACCTTAACAAGTGTACGGGTTGCGGTGCTTGTGTGGTAGCTTGTCAGGCCGAAAATAATATTCCGGTTGTAGGTAAAAAAGAAATCCTTACCCGCCGTGATATGGCATGGATGCGGATTGACCGCTATTACAGTGGCAACCCCGACAATCCGGATGTGGTTTTCCAGCCGATGCTTTGCCAGCACTGTGACAATGCACCATGTGAAACGGTTTGTCCGGTTCTCGCTACGATCCATAGCCACGAAGGATTAAACCAGATGGCTTACAACCGTTGTGTAGGAACCCGCTATTGTGCCAACAACTGCCCATATAAAGTGCGTCGCTTCAACTGGCATAACTTCTGGAAGAGCGAAAGACTTTTCGGCGATTTCTATACCCACAATGAGCTGGGACGTCTGGTACTGAATCCTGATGTTACCGTTCGTTTCCGGGGTGTGATGGAAAAATGTTCATTCTGCGTACAGCGTCTTCAGGATGGAAAACTGAGAGCGAAAGTAGAAGCAAACAGCACATTTGCCAAGCCGGAAGATGGTTCTATTAAAACCGCCTGTCAGCAATCTTGTCCTACGGGAGCGATTGTATTTGGCGATTTCAATGATCCAAACAGCGAAGTTTCACGCCTTTTCCGCGACAAACGCGCTTACGCAGTATTGGAAGATGTAAAGACCCTGCCTTCTATCAATTATATGACCCTCGTGAGAAATCGCGATGCAGAGGAAGTTGCATATAAGGAAGAAGAAAGAGCTGAAGCAAGAAATTATCAAGCATAA
- the nrfD gene encoding NrfD/PsrC family molybdoenzyme membrane anchor subunit: protein MSHAESPIRQKWVVNTDHYGQITEDVTRPIESKPNLLWLAATGFSAMVLGLGTVLIVWTIYEGIGVWGLNRTVGWAFDITNFVFWVGIGHAGTLISAVLLLFRQKWRNSINRASEAMTIFAVMCAGLFPLLHMGRPWLGLWFLPLPNTRGSLWVNFNSPLLWDVFAISTYLTVSLVFWYLGMIPDFATIRDRMAKKGRNIAAMIYGGMAFGWEGSSRNWSRFEIVSLILSGLATPLVLSVHSIVSMDFATSVIPGWHTTIFPPYFVAGAIFSGFGMVQTLMIVTRKVYKLENYITMDHMESIAKIVIATGSLVGLAYMTEFFTAWYSGSLWERYIFINRAFGPFGWAYWIMFSCNVITPQLFWFKKIRTNMVLTFIISIFVNVGMWFERFVIIVTSLHRDFLPSSWASYAPTYVEVGILLGTFGLFMTCFFLFSKYLPVVNMFEVKTLVNHPKKPKNLEERAEEPVTV from the coding sequence ATGAGCCACGCAGAATCACCCATCAGGCAGAAATGGGTAGTCAATACAGACCACTACGGGCAGATAACGGAAGACGTCACTCGTCCGATTGAGTCAAAACCCAACCTTCTCTGGCTGGCGGCTACTGGTTTTTCCGCCATGGTATTAGGATTAGGTACTGTGTTAATCGTTTGGACGATTTACGAAGGTATCGGCGTTTGGGGGCTTAACCGTACAGTTGGTTGGGCTTTCGACATCACAAACTTCGTATTCTGGGTCGGTATCGGTCACGCCGGTACGCTGATCTCAGCTGTACTGTTGCTGTTCCGCCAGAAGTGGAGAAATTCCATCAACCGGGCCTCAGAGGCTATGACCATTTTTGCGGTTATGTGTGCGGGTCTTTTCCCGCTGCTTCACATGGGCCGTCCGTGGTTGGGTCTTTGGTTTTTGCCTTTGCCCAATACAAGAGGATCGCTGTGGGTGAACTTCAACTCTCCGCTGCTTTGGGACGTGTTTGCTATTTCGACCTATCTGACGGTTTCGCTGGTATTCTGGTATCTGGGTATGATTCCTGACTTTGCTACCATTCGCGACCGTATGGCTAAAAAAGGTCGCAACATTGCTGCGATGATCTATGGTGGAATGGCTTTTGGATGGGAGGGTTCTTCACGGAACTGGTCTCGATTTGAGATTGTCTCGCTGATCCTTTCCGGTCTTGCTACCCCACTGGTACTTTCTGTACACTCCATCGTAAGTATGGACTTTGCGACTTCGGTTATTCCTGGATGGCATACGACGATTTTCCCTCCATATTTCGTTGCAGGAGCGATCTTCTCCGGATTCGGTATGGTACAGACGCTGATGATCGTAACACGGAAGGTGTATAAGCTTGAAAATTACATTACAATGGATCACATGGAATCCATTGCTAAGATTGTAATTGCGACAGGCTCGCTGGTCGGTCTGGCGTATATGACAGAGTTTTTCACTGCATGGTATTCCGGGTCGCTGTGGGAAAGATATATCTTTATCAACCGCGCTTTTGGTCCTTTCGGATGGGCATACTGGATTATGTTCAGCTGTAATGTGATCACGCCACAGTTGTTCTGGTTCAAGAAAATCAGAACTAATATGGTGCTGACTTTTATCATTTCCATATTCGTGAACGTGGGGATGTGGTTTGAGCGTTTTGTAATTATTGTAACTTCCCTTCACCGCGACTTCCTGCCTTCAAGCTGGGCTAGTTATGCGCCTACCTATGTTGAGGTTGGGATTCTGTTGGGTACCTTCGGTTTGTTTATGACCTGCTTCTTCCTGTTCTCCAAATATCTGCCGGTAGTGAACATGTTTGAAGTAAAAACACTGGTCAATCATCCGAAAAAGCCTAAAAATCTGGAAGAAAGAGCAGAAGAACCGGTAACAGTATAA
- a CDS encoding c-type cytochrome: protein MIRINHKWKIAGILGVVALVVTSCYTDKSKRNIEFAPNMYNSLPLEPYSQTDFSGTATGGHYAATGNSGPMNSIFADGLNAQKAPEGTIPREESWIRPEAYMPYPFANTPEGKDSARQFWTSPFNNVSMNEKGYECTEATYLKGKTVYETFCIMCHGANGDGQGNLVTSGKFGAVPNYRDPAVIVLSEGEMFHSITHGKGIMGSYASQVTPMQRWQVICYIRKFHEQ from the coding sequence ATGATACGGATCAATCATAAATGGAAGATAGCGGGAATACTGGGCGTAGTAGCACTTGTTGTTACCAGTTGCTATACAGATAAATCCAAGCGGAATATTGAGTTTGCCCCCAACATGTATAACTCACTTCCATTGGAACCCTATTCCCAAACCGATTTTTCCGGAACAGCCACCGGCGGGCACTATGCAGCCACCGGTAATTCCGGACCGATGAACTCCATATTTGCTGATGGGCTGAATGCACAGAAAGCCCCCGAAGGTACAATCCCTCGCGAAGAGTCCTGGATTCGCCCGGAAGCTTATATGCCTTATCCTTTTGCCAATACACCGGAAGGAAAGGACAGTGCCAGACAGTTTTGGACGAGTCCGTTCAACAATGTGTCCATGAATGAGAAAGGCTACGAATGTACAGAAGCTACCTATCTGAAAGGAAAAACTGTCTATGAGACTTTCTGTATCATGTGTCATGGAGCCAATGGCGACGGACAAGGCAACCTGGTTACCAGTGGAAAATTTGGCGCAGTGCCTAACTATAGAGACCCTGCTGTAATTGTGTTAAGTGAAGGAGAGATGTTTCATTCAATTACCCATGGAAAAGGGATAATGGGATCTTATGCCTCTCAGGTTACACCTATGCAGCGCTGGCAGGTGATTTGTTATATCCGAAAATTTCATGAGCAATAA
- a CDS encoding cytochrome c3 family protein gives MKKLGDIENISYYMARSYTRYILFSSILLSFFLLGANQLYADVDTAAGEALFKQNCSACHRVNAKLIGPQLSGVATKYAADKEWLYKWVQNSTALIQSGDAKAVALWEQYNKVAMTAFPQLTPAEIDNILAYADEAAAPPKPVIIDGQTAESPLPTGIYYAVLGLIGLLVLIALLLVVITATLVTAVQSKEQQEAFSFADVFSRAKLILQNKFVIAAITTFVLVGGSAKAIVEARTIGLNQGYMPEQPIKFSHKLHAGTNQIACEYCHSGVTKSKNAWIPSVNVCMNCHTYINQGPNYGTEEIAKIYEAAGFDPENATYSKEPKAVEWVRIHNLPDHAYFNHAQHVVVGGVACQTCHGPIQEMEVVYQFTNLGMGWCVNCHRETKVKVLGEETDFTVEDMGGLDCARCHY, from the coding sequence ATGAAAAAGTTGGGCGACATAGAAAATATCTCATACTATATGGCACGATCCTATACCCGCTATATTCTGTTTTCCTCAATTTTGCTTTCCTTCTTCCTGCTGGGAGCTAATCAGCTTTATGCAGATGTGGATACAGCAGCCGGGGAAGCTTTATTCAAACAAAACTGTTCTGCCTGTCACAGGGTAAATGCAAAACTCATTGGCCCGCAGTTGTCGGGTGTCGCTACCAAATACGCCGCTGACAAAGAGTGGCTGTACAAATGGGTGCAAAACTCCACCGCGCTTATCCAATCCGGAGACGCGAAAGCTGTAGCCCTCTGGGAACAATATAATAAAGTGGCAATGACCGCTTTTCCTCAGCTGACCCCTGCGGAGATCGATAACATCCTGGCCTATGCAGATGAAGCTGCTGCTCCTCCCAAGCCTGTAATTATTGATGGACAGACTGCAGAAAGTCCACTCCCCACCGGTATTTATTATGCTGTGCTGGGACTCATTGGTTTGCTGGTGCTGATTGCGCTTTTGCTGGTGGTAATTACAGCCACACTGGTCACCGCGGTTCAATCCAAAGAGCAACAGGAAGCATTTTCTTTTGCGGATGTCTTTTCCCGGGCAAAACTTATCCTTCAGAACAAATTTGTCATTGCAGCGATCACCACCTTTGTGCTGGTGGGCGGCTCTGCCAAAGCTATCGTGGAAGCCCGTACGATAGGACTCAATCAGGGTTATATGCCTGAGCAGCCTATCAAATTCAGCCATAAACTTCACGCTGGTACCAATCAGATTGCTTGTGAATACTGCCACTCTGGTGTAACCAAAAGCAAAAACGCATGGATTCCTTCTGTGAATGTATGTATGAACTGTCATACGTACATCAACCAGGGGCCCAATTATGGTACAGAAGAGATTGCTAAAATCTACGAAGCAGCGGGGTTTGATCCTGAAAACGCGACTTATTCCAAAGAGCCGAAGGCGGTAGAGTGGGTGAGAATTCACAACTTGCCTGACCACGCGTACTTCAACCATGCACAGCACGTAGTTGTGGGTGGTGTAGCCTGTCAGACATGCCACGGTCCTATTCAGGAAATGGAAGTTGTCTATCAGTTTACCAATCTGGGTATGGGCTGGTGTGTAAATTGCCACCGCGAAACCAAAGTGAAAGTCCTGGGAGAAGAAACCGACTTTACAGTTGAAGATATGGGCGGACTTGACTGCGCCAGATGCCATTATTAA